Proteins encoded by one window of Chanos chanos chromosome 7, fChaCha1.1, whole genome shotgun sequence:
- the gng13a gene encoding guanine nucleotide-binding protein G(I)/G(S)/G(O) subunit gamma-13a: MDELDETQMKNQVESLKYQHQITREKTSVTIPELVKWVEETMTEDPFLNSELMKDNPWVETGKCVVL, translated from the exons ATGGATGAGCTGGATGAAACCCAGATGAAGAACCAAGTGGAAAGTCTCAAATATCAACATCAGAtaacaagagaaaaaacatctgTTACAATCCCAGA GCTGGTCAAATGGGTGGAGGAGACCATGACTGAGGATCCTTTCCTAAACTCAGAGCTGATGAAGGACAACCCATGGGTGGAGACAGGGAAATGTGTGGTCCTATAG